Proteins co-encoded in one Candidatus Moraniibacteriota bacterium genomic window:
- a CDS encoding O-antigen ligase family protein: MTDLIRKTLISFRKKPDFWFFCAFLATSTLSIRKVLFYYPVKGVFNEYMGVYIYLSDIFLFLTLFTWFLILCNKNSILSILTAFSTLKINCSTWNNYNKILNKKTFNNLFSCLKNLYQQFNHNLLLFFPLFLVIFSFISILWSESHQIALFRSLKILEFVLLFIYISKMFHVEHLYRLRIIFKIIIGIGILQSIIGIIQILSQQSLGLIWLKESIISTQLTGVAKIIINGSTYLRAYGLFPHPNILGGFLVFSIIISILYFKLFRVEQFSRLKKAPEKMLFINVFNINVPRETFIFFFIILIQFLAIFLTFSKSAILGLIIAFIYLCKKNCSTWNNFIFFNKIVFIKKFFLILCIFFFLFFLLNTDLNSIFYKSLQERGFYTSISSQIFALNPILGLGSGQFIAYIEKIKDVQIWQFQPVHNVFLLLLNDFGILMLFLFLIFLFKLFGEKIDICSTWNNLSNFKNNESIEKNIQINTLENYHFRAVLVSFLFIMLFDHYFWDIQQGQILLWLIFGFILSNKKSFI, encoded by the coding sequence ATGACTGATTTAATCAGAAAAACTTTAATCTCTTTTAGAAAAAAACCAGATTTTTGGTTTTTTTGTGCTTTTCTTGCCACAAGCACATTATCCATAAGAAAAGTGCTTTTCTATTATCCTGTAAAAGGTGTATTTAATGAATATATGGGAGTATACATATACTTGTCTGACATATTCCTTTTTCTGACATTATTTACTTGGTTTTTAATATTATGCAATAAAAATAGTATTCTGTCAATATTGACAGCTTTTTCTACTCTAAAAATAAATTGTTCCACGTGGAACAATTACAACAAAATATTAAATAAAAAAACATTTAATAATCTTTTTTCATGTTTAAAAAACCTTTATCAACAATTTAATCACAACTTACTATTATTTTTTCCTTTATTTTTAGTTATTTTTTCTTTTATATCTATCCTATGGTCAGAAAGTCACCAAATTGCTCTATTTAGATCATTAAAAATTCTCGAATTTGTTCTACTTTTTATTTATATAAGCAAAATGTTCCACGTGGAACATTTATATAGGCTTAGAATAATTTTTAAGATAATTATAGGAATAGGTATATTACAATCAATTATCGGAATAATTCAGATTTTAAGCCAACAATCCCTAGGTTTAATATGGCTGAAAGAAAGCATTATTTCAACTCAATTAACAGGAGTCGCTAAAATTATCATAAATGGATCAACATACCTGAGAGCTTACGGTCTTTTTCCTCATCCAAATATACTTGGAGGTTTTTTAGTTTTTTCTATAATCATATCTATACTATATTTTAAATTGTTCCGCGTGGAACAATTTTCAAGGCTTAAAAAAGCACCTGAAAAAATGTTATTTATTAATGTTTTTAATATAAATGTTCCACGTGAAACATTTATATTTTTTTTCATTATATTAATTCAGTTTTTAGCCATTTTTTTAACATTTTCAAAATCCGCAATCTTAGGTCTTATAATAGCTTTTATTTACCTCTGTAAAAAAAATTGTTCCACGTGGAACAATTTCATTTTTTTTAATAAAATAGTCTTTATTAAAAAATTTTTCTTGATTTTATGTATATTTTTCTTTCTATTTTTTCTACTAAATACAGATCTGAATTCAATATTTTATAAAAGCCTTCAAGAAAGAGGATTTTATACAAGTATTTCAAGCCAAATTTTTGCTCTAAACCCAATTCTAGGATTAGGTAGTGGACAATTTATTGCTTACATAGAAAAAATAAAAGATGTACAAATATGGCAATTTCAGCCCGTCCATAATGTTTTTTTGCTTTTATTAAATGATTTTGGTATATTGATGCTTTTTCTTTTTTTAATCTTTTTGTTTAAGCTATTCGGTGAAAAAATTGACATTTGTTCCACGTGGAACAATTTAAGTAACTTTAAAAATAATGAGTCTATTGAAAAAAATATACAAATAAATACCTTAGAAAATTATCATTTTAGGGCGGTACTTGTTTCATTTCTTTTTATAATGCTTTTCGATCATTACTTTTGGGATATCCAACAGGGGCAAATACTGTTGTGGCTTATATTTGGATTTATTTTAAGTAACAAGAAGAGCTTTATTTAA
- a CDS encoding HDIG domain-containing protein, giving the protein MIKKIPKSIINVLDKIEKAGFEAYIVGGSVRDLLMKREVRDWDITTNAKPRDILEIFTESFYENDFGTVGVKIKEKGITKNIVEITTYRTESQYSDKRHPDKIKFAKTIEEDLSRRDFTMNALAARVKKNSFEVVDLFNGQNDIKNKIIRAVGDAESRFSEDALRMMRAVRFQAELGFSIEEKTLEAIKKNAQLIKLVALERIKDELTRIIISENPAGGIDAMQKTGLLSYIMPELEKGIGVAQNRHHIHTIYKHSLLALKYCPSKNVSVRLAALLHDIAKPQTKRGEGTYATFYNHDHVGACVAEKILSRLRFSKEIIEKVKLLVDNHMFYYNPDEVGESSVRKLIKKVGLENIKDLIELRIADRLGSGTPKAKPYKLRHLEYMIDRVSHDAVSVKMLKINGNDLIKKIKIKPGPKIGAILDVLLAEVIENPEKNEKKHLLALAEELSKKDLTNLREMAQEKIEDRKEENDKEIKNKYWVK; this is encoded by the coding sequence ATGATAAAAAAAATTCCAAAATCAATAATCAATGTTTTGGATAAAATAGAAAAAGCTGGATTCGAAGCTTATATTGTTGGGGGTTCCGTGCGTGATTTATTGATGAAACGTGAAGTCAGGGATTGGGATATAACAACCAATGCTAAGCCTAGAGATATTTTAGAAATTTTTACGGAAAGTTTTTATGAAAATGATTTTGGGACGGTGGGAGTGAAAATAAAAGAAAAAGGAATAACAAAAAATATTGTAGAAATAACAACTTATCGTACCGAATCACAATATTCAGACAAAAGACATCCAGACAAAATAAAATTCGCCAAAACCATAGAAGAAGATTTGAGTCGCAGGGATTTTACCATGAATGCTTTAGCTGCAAGAGTCAAAAAAAATAGTTTTGAAGTGGTTGATCTCTTTAATGGACAAAATGATATTAAAAATAAAATCATTCGTGCAGTGGGAGATGCTGAAAGCAGATTTTCTGAAGATGCTCTCCGCATGATGCGTGCAGTTCGTTTCCAAGCTGAATTGGGCTTTTCTATTGAAGAAAAAACTTTAGAGGCCATTAAAAAAAATGCACAGCTTATCAAGTTGGTTGCTTTGGAAAGGATTAAAGATGAATTAACCCGCATAATCATTTCAGAAAATCCTGCAGGAGGAATTGATGCTATGCAAAAAACTGGTCTGCTTTCTTATATAATGCCGGAGCTTGAGAAAGGAATCGGGGTAGCTCAAAACAGGCATCATATACATACTATATACAAGCACAGCCTTTTAGCTCTCAAATATTGCCCATCAAAAAATGTAAGTGTAAGATTGGCGGCGCTTCTGCATGACATCGCAAAACCACAGACAAAAAGAGGTGAGGGCACATATGCAACATTTTATAACCATGATCATGTGGGCGCATGTGTGGCGGAAAAAATTCTTTCTAGACTAAGATTTTCAAAAGAAATCATAGAAAAGGTGAAACTGCTTGTGGATAATCATATGTTTTATTACAATCCCGACGAGGTTGGTGAAAGTAGCGTAAGAAAGCTTATAAAAAAAGTCGGGTTGGAAAACATTAAAGACTTGATCGAACTTAGAATCGCTGATCGCCTGGGAAGTGGAACTCCGAAAGCAAAACCTTATAAACTGAGGCATTTGGAATATATGATAGATAGGGTTTCGCACGATGCGGTTTCAGTCAAAATGCTTAAAATAAATGGCAATGATCTTATAAAAAAAATAAAAATTAAACCTGGTCCTAAAATAGGCGCTATCCTAGACGTTCTTTTAGCTGAAGTTATTGAAAATCCTGAAAAAAATGAAAAAAAACATCTCCTCGCTTTAGCCGAAGAATTGAGTAAAAAAGACCTGACAAATCTTCGTGAAATGGCGCAGGAAAAAATAGAAGATAGAAAAGAAGAAAATGACAAAGAGATAAAAAATAAATATTGGGTAAAATAA
- a CDS encoding terpene cyclase/mutase family protein has translation MQINRKSKIIFCWALFFIIVFLVVFKDQMILKTHAYFSIRKSLSYIFSQQSENGEFKTYACKNENMDECILDSTSYNVSMVINSIQNIKIKKSKKNIILKKGANFLLKSQEKNGAWHYWTSKVLKGFIIPPDVDDTVNASYALLKNNIKFIDNKDLIEKNRDERGLFYTYIREKHTGFDPDIDCVVNISALLYLQSNDPRICSYINESIRSENKCSPYYYPDRLGMYYFLSRAYTNGITCLGDEKNIIISSILKKQNKDGSFGNDLQNGLAINALLDMGYSGPEIKKGISLIIKNQKEDGSWENESFWMGMQPYQHNGSPVLTTAINSEALNKYLFKL, from the coding sequence ATGCAAATCAATAGAAAAAGCAAGATAATTTTTTGTTGGGCATTATTTTTTATTATTGTTTTTCTGGTTGTTTTCAAAGATCAAATGATTTTAAAAACTCATGCTTATTTTTCAATTAGGAAAAGCTTGTCTTATATTTTTTCTCAGCAATCGGAAAACGGAGAATTTAAAACATATGCCTGCAAGAACGAAAACATGGATGAATGTATTTTAGATTCCACATCTTATAATGTTTCCATGGTGATTAATTCAATACAAAATATAAAAATAAAAAAGTCAAAGAAGAATATAATTTTAAAAAAGGGAGCCAATTTTTTATTAAAGAGCCAGGAAAAAAATGGAGCATGGCATTATTGGACAAGTAAAGTTTTAAAAGGATTTATAATACCGCCGGACGTCGATGATACAGTAAATGCTTCTTATGCTTTGCTTAAAAATAATATCAAATTTATCGACAATAAAGATTTGATAGAAAAAAATAGAGACGAAAGAGGACTTTTCTATACTTACATAAGAGAAAAACACACCGGATTTGACCCGGATATTGATTGTGTCGTAAATATAAGCGCACTGCTGTATTTGCAGAGCAATGATCCGAGGATATGTTCATATATAAATGAATCAATACGTTCTGAAAATAAGTGTTCCCCGTATTATTATCCGGATAGACTGGGGATGTACTATTTTTTATCCAGGGCATATACAAACGGCATAACATGTCTAGGAGATGAAAAAAATATTATTATTTCTTCCATATTGAAAAAGCAAAATAAAGATGGATCTTTTGGTAATGATTTGCAAAATGGATTAGCAATCAACGCTCTTTTGGATATGGGCTATTCTGGTCCGGAAATAAAAAAAGGAATTTCATTGATAATAAAAAATCAGAAAGAAGATGGTTCCTGGGAAAATGAAAGTTTTTGGATGGGTATGCAACCATATCAACACAACGGATCACCCGTATTAACAACAGCTATAAATAGTGAAGCGCTAAATAAATATTTGTTTAAATTATAG
- a CDS encoding UbiA family prenyltransferase, with amino-acid sequence MSNSNNEASENDSDFSLLKVIFTVFCIIGIRMPLDKLAYQSTGNYFLPYERAVHASLYYFSVFLALSILVYLLTKISFKDVLNFLTKVFLFILLVPLTDLVFTIGKTSPPIYLVTETNEILVTFFKIMNPFSGQGITLGQHIGAYAIFISLAIFIYKKTRSVSKSLFSIIAGYAILFVDAVIPSIISFFGNKNFIHDQSAISSYAFILKDSWITNSFENISNNLDSFLITPTTLNFWNEIAIARFFWIYIFIEIIIILFITNKRLWSSFKKNLRIERIAYWFIIATIGIIINQKMFGSINLQNPVNFISLLLFFSLIALNIWLAVFINDAEDIEIDKISNPERPLVKKEFSEQEWHTAQVVLCIFIAFGLATLNNATAFLLLLAQAPYYIYSAKPLRLKKHFLFSSILIGFATISVAMSGFFLVSPNQSFFVFPIKAIVILGISYALVSNLKDIKDFEGDSYENIKTIPVVFGLKNAKYIIATLCAIVIITIPIILKMYSMLFFSILIASFLFYLFIKKIYQEKYIFLSIFLYLLLLFVSSL; translated from the coding sequence ATGTCAAATTCAAATAATGAAGCATCTGAAAACGACAGTGATTTTTCTTTACTTAAGGTCATATTTACCGTTTTCTGCATAATCGGCATAAGAATGCCCCTGGATAAATTAGCTTACCAAAGTACAGGTAATTATTTTCTGCCTTATGAAAGAGCTGTCCATGCTTCTTTATATTATTTTTCTGTTTTTCTTGCACTCTCAATTTTAGTTTATCTCCTTACAAAAATATCCTTCAAAGATGTTTTAAATTTTTTAACAAAAGTATTTCTGTTTATTTTGTTAGTACCACTGACTGATCTCGTTTTTACAATAGGCAAGACTAGTCCGCCAATTTATTTAGTTACCGAAACAAATGAAATTTTAGTAACCTTTTTTAAAATAATGAATCCTTTCAGCGGACAAGGAATAACACTTGGTCAGCATATTGGGGCTTATGCCATTTTTATATCCTTAGCTATTTTTATTTATAAAAAAACAAGAAGTGTTTCAAAATCTTTATTTTCAATAATAGCAGGTTATGCAATCCTTTTTGTTGATGCTGTGATTCCAAGCATAATTTCTTTTTTCGGAAATAAAAATTTTATTCATGACCAGTCTGCCATATCTTCCTATGCTTTTATTTTAAAAGACAGCTGGATAACCAATTCATTTGAAAATATTTCTAATAATCTGGACAGTTTTTTGATAACTCCGACTACATTAAATTTTTGGAATGAGATTGCAATCGCACGTTTCTTTTGGATATATATATTCATTGAAATAATAATAATACTATTTATAACCAATAAGCGCCTTTGGAGTTCTTTCAAAAAAAACTTGCGCATAGAAAGAATTGCATACTGGTTTATTATTGCAACCATTGGAATTATTATAAACCAAAAAATGTTCGGAAGTATTAATTTGCAAAATCCCGTAAATTTTATTTCCTTATTATTGTTTTTTTCATTGATTGCTTTGAATATCTGGCTGGCTGTTTTTATCAATGATGCGGAAGACATCGAGATCGACAAAATATCAAATCCTGAAAGACCTCTTGTAAAAAAAGAATTCTCAGAACAAGAATGGCATACAGCCCAAGTTGTTCTTTGCATCTTTATCGCCTTTGGTCTGGCCACCTTGAATAATGCCACCGCTTTTTTGCTTCTTTTAGCGCAAGCCCCCTACTATATTTATTCCGCCAAGCCATTAAGACTAAAGAAGCATTTCTTGTTTTCTTCTATTTTGATTGGTTTTGCTACTATTTCAGTTGCAATGTCGGGATTTTTCCTAGTTTCCCCGAATCAATCTTTTTTCGTTTTTCCTATAAAAGCTATCGTCATCCTGGGAATTTCTTATGCTCTTGTTTCAAACCTTAAAGATATAAAAGATTTTGAAGGAGATAGTTATGAAAACATAAAAACTATTCCGGTTGTTTTTGGGCTTAAAAATGCGAAATACATAATTGCAACTTTATGTGCTATCGTTATTATTACTATACCTATTATATTAAAGATGTACTCAATGTTGTTTTTTTCTATTTTAATAGCCTCGTTCTTATTTTATCTATTTATTAAAAAAATATACCAGGAAAAATATATATTTCTATCTATATTTTTATATCTGCTTCTTTTGTTTGTTTCTTCGCTATAA
- a CDS encoding RluA family pseudouridine synthase produces the protein MQNIVVKKKFADIRLDKFLSKEFFSHTRGEIIKKIKEEKISVNGKKTKPSYILKENDIVGLKNFSKEGADKKLIKNSKIPLEIIFENSDIVVINKQAGIQVHPSHNEKINTIANALLAHFPEIAKVHDDSVGGESRPGIVHRLDKDTSGVMVIARNKKTFNELKKKFKDRSISKKYVAICEGIFEKKQGVIKKPIARSSNYRKQIIAKKNTKTKIRPAETEYKVIKESKEYSFVEVVPKTGRMHQIRLHLASMGHPVVGDLLYKNRGDKDKAKRQLLHAEKLEFEIFNKKYTFLVPLPQDFIDFLANID, from the coding sequence ATGCAAAATATAGTAGTTAAAAAAAAATTTGCAGATATCCGATTAGACAAATTCCTTTCCAAGGAATTTTTTTCGCATACTCGCGGAGAAATTATTAAAAAAATAAAAGAGGAAAAAATTTCAGTTAATGGTAAAAAAACAAAACCTAGCTATATTCTCAAGGAAAATGATATTGTCGGATTGAAAAATTTTTCAAAGGAAGGTGCTGATAAAAAACTTATTAAAAATAGCAAAATTCCTTTGGAAATAATATTTGAAAACAGTGATATTGTCGTTATCAATAAACAAGCAGGAATACAGGTTCACCCAAGTCACAATGAAAAAATAAACACTATAGCTAACGCACTTTTGGCACATTTTCCTGAGATTGCCAAGGTTCATGACGATTCTGTTGGTGGTGAGTCTCGACCTGGCATAGTACACAGGCTCGACAAAGATACTTCCGGGGTTATGGTAATTGCACGCAATAAAAAAACATTCAATGAATTGAAAAAAAAATTTAAAGACAGAAGCATTTCCAAAAAATATGTTGCAATTTGTGAAGGAATTTTTGAAAAAAAGCAGGGAGTCATAAAAAAACCCATCGCACGCTCTTCGAATTACCGCAAACAGATTATCGCCAAAAAAAATACGAAAACAAAAATAAGGCCTGCCGAAACAGAATATAAAGTCATAAAGGAATCAAAGGAATATTCTTTTGTTGAGGTGGTTCCAAAAACGGGCAGGATGCATCAGATCAGGCTTCATCTTGCTTCGATGGGTCATCCAGTAGTGGGAGATTTATTGTATAAAAATAGGGGAGATAAAGACAAAGCAAAACGGCAACTTCTGCATGCTGAAAAATTGGAATTTGAAATTTTTAATAAAAAATATACTTTTTTAGTTCCATTGCCACAAGATTTCATCGATTTTTTGGCTAATATTGACTAA
- the rplS gene encoding 50S ribosomal protein L19, whose amino-acid sequence MNKKLLEFNMLQKTSKMPVFRAGDVVKVYRKIVEGGKERSQVFEGMIIAVKGNQSSSTMITVRKVSNGVGVEIIVPIQSPNIEKIVLVKRAKVRQGKLYFIREKSAKSLKMKYKDLAAVAKVEEEIVPEVQVETKTETVENTENKAEEKKEN is encoded by the coding sequence ATGAACAAGAAATTATTGGAATTCAACATGTTACAAAAAACTTCAAAAATGCCAGTTTTTAGAGCTGGTGATGTGGTTAAGGTTTATCGAAAAATTGTTGAAGGCGGGAAAGAAAGATCTCAGGTTTTTGAGGGTATGATCATTGCAGTTAAAGGTAACCAAAGCTCATCTACAATGATAACTGTGCGTAAAGTATCAAACGGGGTTGGAGTAGAAATTATCGTACCTATCCAGTCACCAAATATTGAGAAAATAGTCCTTGTAAAAAGAGCCAAAGTCCGTCAAGGAAAACTATATTTTATTCGTGAAAAAAGCGCCAAGTCTTTAAAAATGAAATATAAAGATTTAGCTGCTGTGGCCAAGGTTGAAGAAGAGATTGTCCCGGAGGTTCAAGTAGAAACTAAAACTGAAACAGTAGAAAATACCGAAAATAAAGCTGAAGAAAAAAAGGAAAACTAA
- a CDS encoding recombinase family protein gives METKQKYLMYLRKSTEAEDRQTQSIESQKKELEKLARHLDVKIVGVFQESKSAKKPGREQFNKMLSAIKQGKADGIICWKLNRLARNPVDGGEIMWLLQQGLIQSIQTVGREYKTVDNVIMMSVEFGMANQYVIDLGKDVRRGLLNKAEQGWRPGRAPIGYKNDKGTDQGKKQIFVDEVKFPIVRKMWDLMLTGDYSVSKIIEIANNEWGLRRMCKGQEIKLHASHGYDIFTNPFYCGKYEWTGKVYEGNHTPMITEAEFDYVQGLLGNKTKPQTKHKILPYRGTIRCGECGCHITTQLKLKHIKTENVVRTFIYHNCTRKKLNVNCKQKSITYNDINKQIADKLDKITIPKSFLDYALKILRRDNELEVDNRNIMIENQQKALKKCQDRIDKLLDIYISPENANKDLIGDDEFKERKATLLKEKDKIQQSLDDINQRADEWLELTEKTFKFAVYAKHNFNVGDYTEKTNILRALGSDFTLKDGVLDITLRKQYQLIEKGLETIKAECPRLELTNFALDKTKTAQSKAVFELLSG, from the coding sequence ATGGAAACAAAACAAAAATATCTGATGTATCTTCGCAAAAGTACCGAAGCGGAAGATCGTCAAACGCAATCTATTGAAAGCCAGAAAAAAGAACTGGAAAAATTAGCACGCCATCTCGATGTTAAAATTGTCGGTGTTTTTCAAGAGAGCAAATCAGCGAAAAAGCCAGGTCGGGAACAATTCAACAAAATGCTGTCTGCTATTAAACAAGGCAAGGCAGATGGAATTATATGCTGGAAGTTAAATCGTCTAGCAAGAAATCCCGTTGATGGTGGTGAGATAATGTGGTTGCTTCAACAAGGACTCATCCAGTCCATCCAAACAGTCGGCAGAGAATACAAAACCGTAGACAATGTGATAATGATGAGTGTTGAATTTGGAATGGCGAACCAATATGTTATTGATTTAGGAAAAGATGTCCGACGAGGACTGTTGAATAAGGCAGAGCAAGGCTGGAGACCTGGTCGTGCACCGATAGGATATAAAAATGACAAAGGAACAGACCAAGGTAAAAAACAGATTTTTGTAGATGAAGTAAAATTCCCCATTGTTCGTAAGATGTGGGACTTGATGTTAACTGGCGACTATTCTGTTTCAAAAATTATCGAGATTGCCAACAATGAATGGGGTTTGCGAAGAATGTGCAAGGGGCAAGAAATAAAACTGCACGCTAGCCATGGATACGATATTTTTACCAATCCTTTTTATTGTGGAAAATATGAATGGACTGGTAAGGTTTATGAAGGAAATCACACACCGATGATAACCGAAGCTGAATTTGATTATGTTCAAGGACTTTTGGGAAATAAAACTAAGCCACAAACAAAACATAAAATTCTTCCCTATCGAGGAACTATCCGTTGCGGTGAGTGCGGATGTCATATTACTACCCAACTAAAACTGAAGCATATAAAAACCGAAAATGTTGTCCGAACATTCATCTATCATAACTGCACTAGAAAGAAGTTGAATGTTAATTGCAAACAAAAATCCATTACCTACAACGACATCAACAAGCAGATTGCAGATAAGTTGGATAAAATCACTATACCTAAAAGTTTTTTGGATTATGCTTTGAAAATCTTAAGGCGAGATAACGAACTCGAAGTTGATAATAGGAACATAATGATTGAAAACCAACAAAAAGCATTGAAGAAATGCCAAGATAGGATTGATAAGTTGTTAGATATCTACATCTCACCCGAAAATGCCAACAAGGATTTAATTGGCGATGACGAATTCAAGGAAAGAAAAGCGACCCTACTGAAAGAAAAAGACAAGATTCAACAATCTTTAGATGACATAAACCAGCGAGCCGATGAATGGTTAGAACTGACCGAAAAAACATTCAAGTTTGCGGTATATGCAAAACATAATTTTAATGTTGGTGATTATACCGAGAAAACCAACATTTTACGGGCTTTGGGATCAGATTTCACCCTCAAGGATGGCGTGCTAGATATCACACTAAGAAAACAATACCAACTCATTGAAAAAGGATTGGAAACCATAAAGGCAGAATGTCCAAGGTTAGAACTGACTAATTTTGCCTTAGATAAAACAAAAACAGCCCAATCTAAGGCCGTTTTTGAACTTCTGAGCGGGTAA